From Candidatus Paceibacterota bacterium:
GCTGCGAGCCAACTTGTCATACGCGATAAAACCGCCGAGTTGAGATCTCAACAAGCACGACTCAATCTCGAGGTCGCTACTGCAAAAAACGCACTTGAAAAGAGTGAGAAGATACTCAAGTCCCTCAAGACTTCTGACCGCGTTTTTTTGATTAAGAGGCAGAAAGCTTCTCAAAGTGAAATTTTGAAAACCTCCAAAAAATATGCTCAAGGTTATGTCGGTGATAATTCTCGTGGATCCAAAGCGTTGCAATATGCCTTACAACAAATCGGCGACATCTACGTCTGGGGAGGTGCGGGACCGACCAGATGGGACTGTTCGGGTCTTACCTTGCGGTCATTCCAAAGATCGGGAGTCTCGCTGCCACACTCCGCAGCCGTCCAATTCAGGTATGGGAAGTTAGTTTCTTACAAGAAGTTAAAGCCCGGCGATCTTCTCTTCTTCGGTAGGCCGATCAGCCATGTATCAATCTATATGGGGGGCGGAAAAATGGTGCAGGCGCCGCGGGCGGGTAAAAAGGTTGAAGTTGTGCCTTTCACATTAATGTTCGGATACAAGCCATTCATCGGAGCGAAGAGGATATGAAACCAAGACTCCGCGAATTTACTCTCCTCACATTGCTCGCCATTTTGCTATCTACGAGTTCCGGCGGAGGCAGTTACGCCAAGACACCAAAGCCAACTCTTGCCCAAATAGAAGCGGCAAAGAAGGCCGAAGCGCTTAAACGAAGCAACGCGAATGCAGCCAATGGCAAACTACTTGAAGCAAAAAAGACCTTGAATCAACTTGGAGCTATCGTTGAGGAGACTCATCGGGAATACGTTAAGGCAAAGACCCAACTTGCAAAAACCGCGAAACGGGCGGTATTAGTTACGAAATATGCAAACGATGCCTCAGCAGTGGTTACTGCAACGCACCGAGAAATTGGAAAGCTAGCGGTCAACGCGTTTATTGACGGTGGTGGATTTACGGACTTCGAGGCCGTTCTGAGTTCAAATGGCCCTCAAGATCTTGTTGATCGACTTTCTACCCTTGAAAATCTTGGGAAAGGAAACTCTCAAGCACTTCTTAGATTTAAGAGTGCAGAAACTGCTGCAAAAGCGGCACAACGAGTCGCTGATGCAGCGAAGCGGGACCAGGAAGTTGCCACGGTTCAAGTTGCCTTGACAAAGAGGGTGGCTGAAGCCGCACGTGCTCAACAACAAGATGAAGTGGACAAACTCCAAGCAGTGCAAGATCAACTCCTGAAGGAACTTGAGTCTGCAAAGAGAGTCCGAGTCACTTTGGAACAACGTCGTCAACTCGCTTTACTTGAGGAAGCGCGCGCTAAAAAAGCCTCCACGACTGCTGGGCAGTCCAAAATTTGGAAGAGTGGAGGAGTTGCAGGTCGAAGCACCTTTAGGACAAGTGAGTCACAACGACTCAAAGCGGTGGAGTTCGCCAAAAATCAGGTTCTTGCGGGTAAGCCATATGTTTGGGGCGCGGAAGGACCGAACTCCTTCGACTGTTCGGGACTCGTGTACGCCGCCTACCGGTACGCAGGGCTAGGGTGGCCAAACTGGGATCGTCTAAACGCGTCTCTCTACTACAGCTATACAAAGCATGTAGCAATTTCTGATTTGCAACCGGGCGATCTCTTGTTCTATTCATATGATGGCAAAGTTAATTCAATTCACCACATGTCAATCTATGCTGGAAATGGAATGGTGTGGGAAGCACGCTCGACCAGGAGCGGATTGCGCTATTCCAATATGTACAGCGTCGATGGCATGATGCCATTTGGAGGCCGGGTTTAGGCGGCTAAGCCCAATGCTTTCCCAAGTCGTCGCTGCTCAGGATTGAAGCTCTCTCTCCAACTAAAGTCGCAACGAAGATTCTCGAACCAGTTACGTTGAATGCAATCGCGGATGTACCCATTGGGACCGAGAAAGCACTCCACGTTTTCCCATTGTCCTTTGTAACTCCACCAATGCCCATTCCAAGTGCAACAATTTCCTTACGATTCTTCTGATTCCAATCAATTGCCATTGCGCCTTGCGGTCCACCGAAGCGGACCCAACTCTTACCGCCATCAGTTGTTACAACCAATCCGTTACGCATATCGGGGGCTATCACCCGTAATGGATTGAGCGGATCAACCAACATTGAACCCATAAGACCCTGTCCAAATTTTGAATTTACAACTTTCCAAGATTTGCCATTATCAATCGAGCGAAGTAACCCAACTTGAGGAGATCCCAAATAAACAATTTTGCCCGCAGCTCCTAGAGAATGAATATCGGATGCTTTGCGGTAAAAGTCAAAACGCGTGAAAGTCTTCCCGCCGTTTGTTGATCTAAATAGCCCATTGTGCCCACCGGCAAGATAACCCAAATTAGTGGTCGCCCACGCCATGATGTCAGCGTTAT
This genomic window contains:
- a CDS encoding NlpC/P60 family protein, producing the protein MKRAMLVTLAIFFSSLTTPAHAAPNVLTVQREIDRLRILAAEKFEAANEAKIKITNLMRESRNLKSGEASVRKQVDSSKKYFAQIAVERYKQDGLGEEIGLLFSKNPSRYLSDASSLEVLNRRYANEVRKLAYSQQRLAASQLVIRDKTAELRSQQARLNLEVATAKNALEKSEKILKSLKTSDRVFLIKRQKASQSEILKTSKKYAQGYVGDNSRGSKALQYALQQIGDIYVWGGAGPTRWDCSGLTLRSFQRSGVSLPHSAAVQFRYGKLVSYKKLKPGDLLFFGRPISHVSIYMGGGKMVQAPRAGKKVEVVPFTLMFGYKPFIGAKRI
- a CDS encoding NlpC/P60 family protein; translated protein: MKPRLREFTLLTLLAILLSTSSGGGSYAKTPKPTLAQIEAAKKAEALKRSNANAANGKLLEAKKTLNQLGAIVEETHREYVKAKTQLAKTAKRAVLVTKYANDASAVVTATHREIGKLAVNAFIDGGGFTDFEAVLSSNGPQDLVDRLSTLENLGKGNSQALLRFKSAETAAKAAQRVADAAKRDQEVATVQVALTKRVAEAARAQQQDEVDKLQAVQDQLLKELESAKRVRVTLEQRRQLALLEEARAKKASTTAGQSKIWKSGGVAGRSTFRTSESQRLKAVEFAKNQVLAGKPYVWGAEGPNSFDCSGLVYAAYRYAGLGWPNWDRLNASLYYSYTKHVAISDLQPGDLLFYSYDGKVNSIHHMSIYAGNGMVWEARSTRSGLRYSNMYSVDGMMPFGGRV